The following are from one region of the Vicugna pacos chromosome 9, VicPac4, whole genome shotgun sequence genome:
- the LOC116278454 gene encoding interferon lambda-4-like encodes MGPSGAAAVAMGLWVLVTVGVAVDPGVEAPGRCLLSQYRSLDPRALEAVKALRNRYEEETLSWRPRNCSFHPRRNPPPPSSCARLRLVARGLADAQAVLSSLPSPELFPGVGPTLELLAAAGRDVAACLQLVRPGSWRRSPRPPRRRHKTRRAESPRCHEASVIFNLLRLLAWDLRLVANSGPCL; translated from the exons ATGGGGCCGAGTGGCGCAGCCGCGGTGGCCATGGGGCTGTGGGTCTTGGTGACAGTGGGCGTGGCGGTGGACCCCGGTGTGGAGGCTCCCGGGCGCTGCCTCCTCTCCCAATACCGCTCCCTGGATCCCCGGGCACTGGAGGCAGTCAAGGCCCTGAGGAACCGCTAT GAGGAAGAGACGCTGAGCTGGAGGCCGCGCAACTGCTCGTTCCACCCGAGAAGGAACCCTCCGCCGCCGTCG TCCTGCGCCCGACTCCGCCTGGTGGCCCGCGGCCTCGCCGACGCCCAGGCCGTGCTGAGCAGCCTGCCGAGCCCCGAGCTGTTCCCCGGCGTCGGCCCGACCCTGGAGCTGCTGGCGGCCGCGGGGCGGGACGTGGCGGCCTGC CTGCAGCTGGTCCGGCCAGGCTCCTGGAGGAGGTCCCCGCGGCCGCCCAGGAGGCGTCACAAAACTCGCAGAGCT GAGTCGCCTCGGTGTCATGAAGCCAGCGTCATCTTCAACCTCCTGCGCCTGCTCGCGTGGGACCTGCGGCTGGTGGCAAACTCGGGACCTTGTCTGTGA
- the LOC140685343 gene encoding interferon lambda-3-like isoform X1 has product MKLGMTSGCMLGLLLVTAALTRTGAVPVPSPLRALPGARGCHLAQFKSLSPQELQAFKRAKDAFEESLLQKDWNCSSRIFPRTRALGQLQVWERPVALKAEVALTLAVLGTMANSSLDSTLDQPLHTLGHIHSQLQACVPAQPTAGPRPRDRLHHWLHRLQEAPKKESQDCLEASVMFNLFRLLTRDLKCVASGHLCV; this is encoded by the exons ATGAAGCTGG GCatgacctcgggctgcatgctgGGGCTGTTGCTGGTGACCGCAGCGCTGACCAGGACAGGAGCAGTTCCTGTCCCCTCACCCCTCAGGGCCCTCCCGGGCGCAAGGGGCTGCCACCTGGCCCAATTCAAGTCTCTGTCCCCACAAGAGCTGCAGGCCTTCAAGAGAGCCAAGGACGCCTTT GAAGAGTCACTCTTGCAGAAGGACTGGAACTGCAGCTCGCGCATCTTCCCCAGGACCCGGGCCCTGGGGCAGCTGCAG GTGTGGGAGCGCCCCGTGGCCTTGAAGGCTGAGGTGGCCCTGACTCTGGCCGTTCTGGGGACCATGGCTAACTCATCCCTGGACAGCACCCTGGACCAGCCCCTGCACACCCTGGGCCACATCCACTCCCAGCTCCAGGCTTGT GTCCCAGCTCAGCCCACAGCAGGCCCCAGGCCCCGGGACCGCCTCCACCACTGGCTGCACCGGCTCCAGGAGGCCCCGAAGAAG GAGTCCCAGGACTGCCTCGAGGCCTCTGTCATGTTCAACCTCTTCCGCCTCCTCACCCGGGACCTGAAATGTGTCGCCAGCGGACACCTGTGTGTCTGA
- the LOC140685343 gene encoding interferon lambda-3-like isoform X2, which produces MTSGCMLGLLLVTAALTRTGAVPVPSPLRALPGARGCHLAQFKSLSPQELQAFKRAKDAFEESLLQKDWNCSSRIFPRTRALGQLQVWERPVALKAEVALTLAVLGTMANSSLDSTLDQPLHTLGHIHSQLQACVPAQPTAGPRPRDRLHHWLHRLQEAPKKSQDCLEASVMFNLFRLLTRDLKCVASGHLCV; this is translated from the exons atgacctcgggctgcatgctgGGGCTGTTGCTGGTGACCGCAGCGCTGACCAGGACAGGAGCAGTTCCTGTCCCCTCACCCCTCAGGGCCCTCCCGGGCGCAAGGGGCTGCCACCTGGCCCAATTCAAGTCTCTGTCCCCACAAGAGCTGCAGGCCTTCAAGAGAGCCAAGGACGCCTTT GAAGAGTCACTCTTGCAGAAGGACTGGAACTGCAGCTCGCGCATCTTCCCCAGGACCCGGGCCCTGGGGCAGCTGCAG GTGTGGGAGCGCCCCGTGGCCTTGAAGGCTGAGGTGGCCCTGACTCTGGCCGTTCTGGGGACCATGGCTAACTCATCCCTGGACAGCACCCTGGACCAGCCCCTGCACACCCTGGGCCACATCCACTCCCAGCTCCAGGCTTGT GTCCCAGCTCAGCCCACAGCAGGCCCCAGGCCCCGGGACCGCCTCCACCACTGGCTGCACCGGCTCCAGGAGGCCCCGAAGAAG TCCCAGGACTGCCTCGAGGCCTCTGTCATGTTCAACCTCTTCCGCCTCCTCACCCGGGACCTGAAATGTGTCGCCAGCGGACACCTGTGTGTCTGA